The genome window TTGATTTGTCAATTTTTTCTCTATGCTTTGGTGCTTTATATGTCCTACTAAGAAATCTCTGCCTACCCCAGGGTGATGTTGAtacttttctgtgtttggtactaaaaattttattgttttatcttcACCATTTAAATCTAGAATACATCTGGAATTGATTTTAGGGTACCATACGAGGTAGGATTCAAATGTTTTTCCTGCATGAAAATCCACATGATCTGGAATTTTTTGAAAGACCATTCTTTCTTCATTGCTAGGGTGGCTCAACTTTGTCATAAATCAGACAATTGTATATTCACGGGTCTGTTCTGGATTGTATTCTGTTCCTTAGATATGCCAATTTCACACTCATTTAATTATGGTAGCTTTATAGTCAGTCTTAATATCTGGTAAGTCCTCAAgctttgttttgcttcttcaggATTCTTCACAATTTCCATGTAAACTTTATGACCAGTTTGTCAATATCTGTAGAAAATTGCTGGGGTTTTGACTGGGATCccattgaatctataaatcaattttgtctttataattttgaattgTCCAACCCATGCATGAACATGACATATTCCTCAATTTACTTGGCTCTTCCTAATTCTTATAAATAATGATTTCCTATACATAGTTCATTAGATTTTGTACTATACTacgtatttgatttttaaatgctctTATAAATTATTCTGTAGTTGCCAGTATAGAGAAATACGTTGAATTTTTTGAACTTGCTTATGAATTTCAGATCATCTTTGGGTTCTTTAGATTTTGTCCTCACCAATATGTGGTCGGCAGATAATGACAGTTTAATCTCTTCCTTTCCAAGCCTTTTTCCGTTGAACACTTTCTCTTGACTTGTTTCACTGGCTATGACCCACCAGTGCCATGGTTAATAGAAATGTTAATAGTGAACGTTTTTGTTTCACTTCCAGTGTCAGAAAGTTATCAGTATTTCACCCTTCACTATTACATTTGCTGTAGGTTGCCTCTTCTCTTATTGCAGATTATATTTATCATGCTGAGAattttcccttctattcctagtttcttAAGAAGTTTATTTCTAATCTAAATGATTGACATGTACCCCTCTTTCTGTACCTATTGAgttaatcatataatttttctccttcacttctATTAATGAGATGAATTACATTGCTTGCTTATCAAATGCTAACCAACCTTGAATTCTTGTAATAAACCCTTGTTTATTACAAGATTGTGATGTATTATcgtttttatatattgttgaacCCAATTTGCTAATACATTGTTTAGGCACTTAGCAACAATATTCATGAGAAAGAGTGTTTTATAAGTTTTccttcttgtaatgtctttgttatttttttggtattgagtgtATGCTTGTCTCATAAAAGGAGTTCAGTTAggaaattttcactttttctatGCTTTGAAAGAGTTTGCTATGATTGGTATTATTCCTCTCATACATGTTGGAAGAATTCACTAGTAAAGCTATCTGAGCCTAGAGTTTTCTTTCTaggaaagttttaaattatacattCAATTTTGGGGGAAGACAGTGGCTcttctgacttttatttcttcttgtgtcagttttgataatttgtgATTTTTAGGGCACTTGTCCATTTGatttgtcaaatttattgttaTCAAGTAGTTTATAacattttttgtcttgttttttaaattttattttggtatcatcaatctacagttacatgaaggatattatgtttactaggctccaccctccaccaagtccccccaacatccctgttcacagtcactgtccattaacatagtaagatgttgtaaaatcactacttgtcttctctgtgttgcacagccctccccgtgcacccccaacactatacatgctaatcataatgccccctttcttttcttcctgcccttatccctcccttcccacccatcctcccagtccctttccctttggttactattagtccattcttgggttctgtgcttctgctgctgttttgttccttcagttttcttttattcttatactccacatatgagtgaaacaatttggtacttgtctttctccgcctggcttatttcactgagaataataccctctagctccatccacgttgttgtgaatggtaggatctgtttttttcttatgggtgagtaatattccactgtatatatgtaccacatcttctttatccattcatctactgatggacatttaggttgcttccatatcttggctattgtaaatagtgcagctataaacataggggtgcatctgtctttttcaaactggagtgctgcatttttagggtaaattcctagaagtggaattcctgggtcaaatggtatttctattttgagcattttgaggaacctccatactacttcccacaatggttgaactaatttacattcccaccagcagtgtaggagggttcccctttctccacaacctcaccaacatttgttgttgtttgtcttttggatggtagccatcctcactggtgtgagatgatatctcattgtggttttaatttgcatttctctgatgacaagtgatgtggagaatcttttcatgtgtctgttggccatctgaatttcttctttagagaactgtctattcagttcctctgcccattttttaattggattatttgctttttgttttttgaggtgcatgagctctttatatattttcgatgtcaaccctttatcagatctgtcatttttgaatatattctcccatactgtaggatacctttttgttctattgatggtgtcttttgctgtacagaagcttttcagcttgatatagtcccatttgttcatttttgcatttgtttccctttcccggggagatatgttcaagaagagttcactcatgtttatgtctaagagatttttgcctatgtttttttctaagagttttatggtttcatgacttacattcaagtctttgatccatttcaaatttacttttgtgtatggggttagacagtgatccagtttcattctcttacatgtagctgtcccgttttgccaacaccttctgttgaagagactgtcatttccccattgtatgtccatggcccctttatctaatactagttgaccatatatgtttgggttaatgtttggagtctctattctgttcccgcttcaatttcattgctggtaattcatctgtttagattttctgtttctttctgggtcagtcttggaaggttgtatttttctaggaagttatccatttctcctaggttttccagcttgttagcatataggttttcatagtactctctaataattctttgtatttctatggggtccgtcgtgatttttcctttctcatttccgattctgttgatttgtgttgactctctttttctcttaataagtctggctaggggcttatctattttgtcagttttctcgaaggaccagctcttggtttcattgatttttgctattgttttattcttctcaattttatttatttattctctgatctttattatgtccctccttctgctgaccttaggcctcttttgttcttctttttccaatttcgataattgtgacattagaccattcatttgggattgttcttccttctttaaatatgcctggattgctatatactttcctcttaagactgcttttgctgtatcccacagcagttgggactttgtgttgttgttgttgtttgtttccatatattgctgatttccattttgatttggtcattgatccattgattatttaggagcgtgttgttaagcctccatgtgtttgtgagcctttttgctttctttgtacagtttatttctagttttattcctttgtggtctgaaaagttggttggtaggatttcaatcttttggaatttactgaggctctttttgtagcctagtatgtggtctattctggagaatgttccatgtgcacttgagaagaatatgtatcctgttgcttttgggtatagagttctgtagatgtctattaggtccatctgttctagtgtgttgttcagtgcctctgtgtccttacttattttctgtctggtggatctgtcctttggagtgagtggtgtgttgaagtctcccagaatgaatgcattgcattctatttcctcctttaattctgttagtatttgtttgacatatgtaggtgctcctgtattgggtgcatatatatttataatggttatatcctcttgttggactgagtcctttatcattgtgtaatgttcttctttatcttttgttactttattttgacatctattttgtctgatactagtattgcaacacctgctttatttctctctgttgtttgcatgaaatatctttttccatcccttgactttaagtctgtgcatgtctttgggtttgaggtgagtctcttgtaagcagcatatggaagggtcttgcttttttatccattgtattactctgtatcttttgattggtgcattcagtccgtttacatttagggtgattattgaaagatatgtacttattaccattgcagggtttaagtttgtggttaccaaaggttcaaggttagcttctttacaaTCTTACTGTataacttacctcacttattgagctattataaacacagtctgatgattctttatttctctcccttcttattcctcctcctccgttcttcatatgttgggtgttttgttctgtgctctttttaatagtgctcccatctagagcagtccctgtaagatgccctgtagaggtggtttgtgggaggcaaattccctcaacttttgcttgtctgggaattgtttaatccctccttcatatttaaatgataatcgtgctggatacagtaaccttggttcgaggcccttctgtttcattgcattatgtatatcataccattctcttctggcctgtagggtttctgttgagaagtctgatgatagcctgatgggttctcctttgtaggtgaccttttttttctctctggctgcctttaatactttgtccttgtctttgatctttgccattttaattattatgtgtctcggTGTGGCCCTCATTGGaccccttgtcatgggagttctgtgtacctctgtggtctgagaggccatttcctcccctagtttggggaagttttcagcaattatttcttcaaagacactttctatccctttttttctctcttcttcttctggtacccctataaagcagatatttttccttttcgattggtcactcagttctctcaaaattctttcattcctggagtccttttatctctctctgcatcagcttctctgcactcctgttctctgttttctagtccattaatggtctcttgcatcttgtccattctgttttgaagtccttctagagcttgttttatttatatattctccctccttagttcttacatatttctctgcaagtccatcagcatggttatgacttttgttttgaaatctttttcaagaagactggttaaatctatgtccccgggttccttttcaggggaagatgtagcagatgtcgaagctgtctgggttagtcttgtttagatcaaatttttttgccttttcatgttgataggtgcagtggtgagctattggctttctgtcagctgggagagctgaggctttccacttgctcctcgcctatttactgggacaactgcgaaccctagtggcttgtgttgggcaattgcatgtagactgggtttctgtatcttgcccggccggtatggaggaaggtcccttgctgtgggcgtggccagcctcaggctgctgctctgctatggcagggcccccagaggggtaatggacggggggctgtgtggctgtttacctccatgaggagtctcagagctgttgcccagggagttagtgtgcccggagttccctggaatttccagctgctggactgtgaccgaggatgcttccgtccagctgtggcatccctgtccctttaagactctcaaaaagcactcacttttctttgtcacaggggcgccggctttgggaccctctcacaggtcctgctgtcctgtttccctcatttccagcactccacgcatgcactgtgtgtgcgctctggtgcagatggctggggctgggtgcttagcagtcctgggctccctctccctccccgctctgactcctctcctcccgccgggagctggggtgaggggtgctcgggttccgccgggctgcggcttgtatcttacccctttcaccaggtgctgggttctcgcaggtgtggatgtagtctggctgttgtcctgtgtcttctggtctctcttttaggattagttgtatttgttgtattttcaaaaatgtatatgtttttgggaggagattcccactgtcctactcacgccaccatcttggctccacctctccaAGTAGTTTATAACTTttaagattatcttttaaatgacTGTAGGGTCTATAGGAATGTtccccttttcatttctgatgttgagaatttgtattttatttctttttctttatcagtcTTGCTAAGgacttatatatattatttcaaagaatgagtttttgGCTTTGTTGATTTTTCCCATTCTAAATTTGTTTACATTgcattgttttctgcttttatgtttattatttccttctccttCAACTTCTCTCTGGGATAGATTTGtagttctttttctaacttctagAGGTGGAACATTAGCCAATTAATTTCTGCCCATTCTTCTATTATTATACATATGTTTAAGGCTATAAATTTTCACCTAATCACTGAGAATGTTTCATTTTCATCATACTTAGATGAacattgaacattttttaatttttaaaaactttgaaagATAGCTTCAAATTTATAGAATGCTGGGTGGAAGCTACAAAGAAATTCTTCCTAACCCaggtttgttattattattatttttattaaggtattattgatatacactcttacaaaggttccacatgaaaaaacaatgtggttactacatttatccatattatcacatccccacccataccccactgtagtcactgtccaatagtgtagtaagatgccacagaatcacaaTTTACTTTCTCTGTGCTAGCTAtactatcttccctgtgaccccttaCACCATGCAGACTTactattttttaacaatttgtcacattgttgttattataatttccagaactatttgaaaataattttcaaacacCATGTTTCTTTACCCCCTTAATACTTCAGAATACTTCCTAAAACATAACAGAATAAGGATATTCTCTTATAGAGGGGTTACCAATTCAGGAAATTTAatattgatacatttatataatcTAATCTAATTTACTTCTTTCAGGATTACATATTgcattaattattatatttttcagtctcCTTCCACCTGGTATAGATTCTCAGCCTTTGTTGTTCATGATATGAACACTTTTTGAAGATTAGAAGCTAGTTATTTTATGGAATTCCTGAATTTtggtttctttgatgttttctcattattagaTTAAAGTTTTGCAGTTTGGGCTGAAATAATGTATAGGTGATATATTGTTGGGATTTCACATATGGCAACACATTGTGTCTGCTTCTCATGGCTCATGCTAATTGTAGTCACTCCATTCAGATGTCCAGTTTCTCACTGACAgttactacttttttattttgtgattaatTAATGTTTTATGGATGGATAGCTTATAATTGTGTAACACTGTGTTCCTTATCAAACTCAGTCACTATAGATTTAGCAACCTTATCAGCCAAAATGCTGTCAGGAGACAGAACACACCAATAATGTGTGTTAGGGAAAATTTAATATGAAGAATTGCTAATTACTGAAAGATTAGGAACCACTAGAAGGATTAAAGAGGACGCTAAGAGGTCCAGAAgtttcaagagagaaaaaaaaaggggatgGGGCCTTGTGGCTGAAGGAGAGGGCACATTAAGGGACTAAGGATTTAGGAGATGCCTCTCTCACTCCCCCTGCTCCTGAAAATCCCTCAAAACAATAAATGATTGAGTTCAGACTTTTTCCAAAAAAGGTGTGGCTACCGCAGGAATATACAGTTGGACACTGCTGGGCCAAGCCACACCTTGCACAGAAGTGGCTGGCAAGAGTGCGGCCTGAGTGTGTGACTGCAGTTGGTCCACTGAGACTAGGCGGGGTGAGTGTTACTGGCCCTTCCAGCCAGCAGTCCACTGGCTCTCACCCTGAGCAACTGAGCAACGCTTGAAATCCCACCCTTAGTGCCCTCCTGAGGGTATCACAGCCCAGTGCTCCTCAACCGCCCTTTATTGACAAAGCATCGCATAGTCAGCTGGCAAGGGTGAAATGTTTACATGGCAGAGACGCTTTTggctatggagacaaatgatcTCTGAGGTGGAGGGTTATGTAGTAGTTTATATCCACTCTTCACACCACCTCTAAAGCTTTGGGGGAGCTGCATCTGAAGTGGTGCACATTGACTGTTACATGTGAGTGACCAATTTGTCCGCTGAGGGGTGGGAAGTTAGACTGGAGAGATTGCACATGAGCAGTTACTGTTAATTATTGCTTTCAAGCATTGTGTTAGATGCTTCATATACATTGCATCTACTCTTCATAAAACCCTGAAACATCACTATTATTAGcaacattttataggtgagaactGAGACTGAAAGAGTAACTTGTTCAAGACGGCAGGTGAGTAGTAAGGCCAGAGTTAAGATCCTAGCCTGACAACCTCCAGCATTCTGGGGTTAAAACCATACTTTAGATGACATTTCAAGGAGCATGATTCTCTTGCAGGCCCCACCATGCAGCTGCCTCCAGGGCAAAACCAAAGCTGGGTTTCCGAGTTTGTCCTGCTGGGCTTCTCCAGTGACCCCCTGTCCAACAGGATGCTCTTCCTGGCCTTCCTTCTCCTCTACCTGAGCTCCGTCCTGGGCAATGGGCTCATCGTCACCCTGATCTGGCTGGACGTGCATCTCCACactcccatgtacttcttcctctgtgTCCTCTCCCTGCTGGACACGGGCTATGTCACCACCATCATGCCCCAGATGTTGGTGCATCTTCTCACTCACTCTCAGACTATCTCctttgctggctgttggctgcaGATGTACGTGTTTAGTGCCCTGGGCCTTTCTGAGTGCATTGTTTTTGTGGTCATGGCTTATGACCGATATGTGGCCATCTGCTACCCACTGCGCTACACTGTGATCCTCAACTGGAGTCTGTGCACACAGCTCGCAGCTGGGACCTGTGCCTGTGGTTTCTTCTTCTCTCTAATCCATACTTTCCTCACCATGAGGCTACCATACTGTGGGCCCAATATAATAAACCACTATTTCTGTGAGGGCCCCTCAGTGCGAAACTTGGCTTGCATGGATACCCACCTCATTGAGATGGTGGACTTCATCATCAGTGTGTTCATTGTTGTTACCCCGCTCTCCCTCATTCTGGCCTCCTACATACGTATTGCCCAGGCCATCCTCAAGATCAAGTCCACACGCGGTCGCTGCAAGGCGTTCTCTACCTGTGCTTCCCACCTGACCGTGGTTACGTTTTTCTATGCTCCAGCCACCTACATCTACATGAAGCCCAACTCCAGCTATTCTCCTGAACGAGACAAGCAGATCTCACTCCTTTACAATGTCTTCACTGCCCTGCTCAACCCTATGGtgtacagtctgaggaacaaggacATCAAGGGGGCTTTTCTCAAACTGATAGGGCGAGATAGGAGGCTCTGGTGAATTGGGAGACAGACGGGACCAGGAGTACAATGTCCTATGCTGAGGAAAGGGAGTGCCTTAAGGTCAACATAGTACAGGGTCAGTGCAACCAATGTGGTTCATGAATGGAGCATGGCTGCCTCCATCAACCTGCTACACTGTGGAGCACTGACAGATAACTTGGTGCTGTGAGGGCTCACGACAACTAAAATTCATTATTGCTCATGTTCCGTGTCAGTTGTCTGTCTACTATGGCCTTCTGCCATTGGATTTTTGGATCCTACTGGAGGAGGTCCTCTCTGGAACAACCATTCTTACCATAGAGACAACTGCCTGATGGCCAAAATACATGATGGCTCTGAAAGCTGCTGTTCAGACATGACAATTCCTACTGGCCAAAGCAGTTCATGGCAAGCATGGTGACAAAAAGGCAGGAAGCACTTTCTTATCACAGAAAACTAATGCAGTCATGCAGCATTGCATATGGATGTATAGTCCCTCTACACTGAGTCAGCAAAAAGAGGTTATAATACAATCCCCCATAATGGCACTGGGCCCAATAGGATACATGTAACCAACATGACACATAGTGACTGTAAGTCACATGGTACATGGACACAGTAGGGAGCCAAAATGAGAATGGCCTGGCAATGTAGGCAATCAAAGTGGTACATGCAAACAGTAAATATATGTAGCTAACATTAAAAATTCAGGCAATGGAATATACAGATCTGACTCAGTACATGGAGGCAATATGGTTCATGGGGCTAACATGGTAAACTCTGCATTGTGTTGTAGAAGGACACAGAACCTGACATCAAGTGATCTGGATTCCAGGTCAACCTTGCTAAGTTGTTTTGTGAGTTTGAGCATTTACTTCCTTTCCCTGGATCTTACTTtgatcatctctaaaatgagcaTCTTAAGTTTAATGGCCTCTATTACCTCTGTTTCTCTAAAATTCTATGTTGCAGTAGGTAGAATGCATGGTACTCAAATGCAGCAAACTTGAGAATCATCTCTGAACCATAAGATGAATAAGGAAACTATAGAAGAATAAAAGTTGCATTTGTAAATTACTCAAATTAATCCACTTAAAGTTAGAATGTTTGAATAGACTAATTTCCATAAGAGAATACTTATGAAGTACCTACCCCACAAGATTAAATAATTGGTGACAAGAACGTTTGGGGAGAGGAGAGGCATATGTGGATGGACCTCTCAGAATCGGCACCGACTGTGAGTGCTGCATATGAATTTCCGTGGAAGGGCATTAACTGTACAGGAACCTTATCCCTGGATGGGCAAAAAGATACACTCTGTGGATGTCCATCAGCCTCTTTCCCCAGACACTTGTTCAATGTGCACATCAGCAAAATGGCCATGGTGGCAGGGATGGAGGCTACCTGCATGGACTCCACAGCATCGATTTACCTTACCAAATCTGATCGGGCTACCACTACTGATAAGTGCCTCATTTGAAAATAGCAGGGGCCAACACTGAGTCCCCAGTAGGGTGCCATTTCCTGGGAGAGCATCTTGCCACCTATAGCAGTTTGATTCTGTTGGATATTGGATATATTTCATCCGGAGGAGACAGATGTCcacaaaggaaaggagacataTTCTTCAAATTGATTTGCTTTCCCTGCCACTAAAGCTTTTGTTAGTATCCCCATATATTAATTCACAGAATGCCTAATCCACCATCAAGGCACTCCACACCGCATTGCATTAGATCAAGGAACTCATATCACAATGAAGGAAGTACAGCCGTGGGCTCAGAATTATAGAATCAAGTGGCCTTACCATAACTCCATCACCCAGAAGCAGCTGGCCTGACTGAAAGGTGGAATGGCTTGTTAAACACTTAGTTATGGCTATCATTGGGCAGCAAGACCTTGAAAGAACAGGACCCTATGTTACGTTCTCCTTCAAAGTGAGCGTGATGTGTTAAGCAGTTCATACTTTGAATCAGAAACATTGTATGGCACTGTATCCCCCATAGTCAGAATACATGGATCCAGGAATCAAACAGTGAACGCCTGAGAGGATCCTCTCATTGTGATATCCAGTAATTCTCTCAGGATATTTGTTCCTCTCACTCAACAACCCTGAGCTGTGTTAGCTTGGAGATCTGAATCCCCAAATAGAACATATTTACACCAGTGGAGAAAACAATGGTCCCCACTGAACTGCAGGAACTTCAGTCTCTCAGTGGTTTGGCTTCTTGTGCCACTGAAATAACAGGCAAAATAAGGAGCCAGTGTACTGGCTGGAATGATTGATCCTGATTCCTGAGAGAAGTTGGAGTACTGCTACACAACTGAGGTGCAGAGGTCTATGGAACCCACAGGATTCCCTGGCGAAAATTCTTAGACTTGCCATGCCAAATGTAAGGGTTAATGGAAAAGTACAGATACCAAAAAACAGGCAGAATGTTGGAGGACTCAGACCCTTTGATAATGAAAGTTTGGGTCACTCAAGTGGGTAAATCATTCAGAGAAGCTGAGGTTCTGACTGATGGCAAGGGAAGTATGGAATGGGCCCTTGAAGAAGACAGCCATAGGCATCAACTATCAACTATGGTGTCGTGGTCAGTATAGAGCAGGGACTACActtgatttacatattttctcCACATTTGTAACATACATACATTTAGACATAGtaataattatctttattttttactagaatataaaaataattaaaattttataacaatttaaaattattttattttatacacatgCTATAGAAGATAACTTTATAATGTTGCCTTCAGATAACAGAATATTCCATGAGACTGTGCCTGAATTTGAAGAGTAATTAAAATAGCCTGCAATCTCCTTCATCTGTAGGTAGAGATGTATATGGTTAGCTTAAGATGTTTTGTTTGTCGTCAGGGAATTTGAATGTTCCTAGAGGGATGCAGAAGAGGCTGAGCAGCCAAAGGGGTAGACTGTAGCAATTATCTATTTATGACCTTTTATTTGCAAATGAAGCTTTCAATATATGCTGTGTAATATGCAAGAGAATTCCCTTAAGTATTTCTCCTTTAAAGTGGGTGTGAtgttcagttttctcagctgcACTGGAGGGACATTGGAGGACAATGACGTTTGCTGCTTTTCTGGCCTGCACCACAGGTGACTCAGAAGGCACAGTGACCTTCCCTCTTCAGTCTGGCTGCCCTCTCCTGGGAACTGGAGCCTTGTACCATCAGCCATCTTCCCAACTCCCTGACCAAGCCCTGGAATAGGGTGCCTGCAGCTACGCCTTCAGCAGGTCCCCACAAGTATACATGTAGGACCTGTCTTCTTCAGGGTCAGAGAATAAGTTATTCCATCTGCAAGCCCATGTACTATGGAGGCTTTGTGCCTCCACTGGCCCACCGGCATCCATCTGCATGTCCACACTGCTGGTTGCTAATTGCCTGCTTCCTTACCTGCACCCTGTAAGGTGACTTATAGTTTGCCTAGCAACTCCAGAGCAAGATTAGCTTGGCAAAACCAGTGAACTCCTCTGCCGCTGTGCCTGAACCATACCCCCAGTGTGGTGTGACACACTCccagctctttctttctctggctaaTATCCCTTAGTGCTTGGGTGCCACAGAgagtttccttattttctccaGGTACTCTCTTTTCATAATTAATACTTCTTCATGTTGAACGTCCCCTGTTTAGCCTACTGAGTGGTTTCTGTAGACTGTTTGGATCCAGAGAGTAAAAGGCCCTGTAACACTTGAAAGTCATTATCATTAGCTCCATTTCACTGATGaactaattaataaataataatattattatcaaATTGttaaatttaatcat of Manis javanica isolate MJ-LG chromosome 4, MJ_LKY, whole genome shotgun sequence contains these proteins:
- the LOC140848589 gene encoding olfactory receptor 2A12-like, whose amino-acid sequence is MQLPPGQNQSWVSEFVLLGFSSDPLSNRMLFLAFLLLYLSSVLGNGLIVTLIWLDVHLHTPMYFFLCVLSLLDTGYVTTIMPQMLVHLLTHSQTISFAGCWLQMYVFSALGLSECIVFVVMAYDRYVAICYPLRYTVILNWSLCTQLAAGTCACGFFFSLIHTFLTMRLPYCGPNIINHYFCEGPSVRNLACMDTHLIEMVDFIISVFIVVTPLSLILASYIRIAQAILKIKSTRGRCKAFSTCASHLTVVTFFYAPATYIYMKPNSSYSPERDKQISLLYNVFTALLNPMVYSLRNKDIKGAFLKLIGRDRRLW